Proteins from a genomic interval of Nostoc sp. KVJ3:
- a CDS encoding ATP-binding protein translates to MKLTDWPALANQNTPIVAVEYHTPDRMQILQQFYHWGEERSLSVFVWNPGYCGLQQLIQHQGQYILQSTDRGKNGDIIQYLLEEYQPGIYLLEGVLNEGDGSKISQKFSYQLLNACHQALWSQQHHYWVLLETYVQLSLELQPFIPILSNPLPDQQQVQMVVQQFCDTWVGRSHPRLQQFAECDRDRRAVADRNSWLKTTEKTSALQLLFRACQGLPIGEMNMLLQQSLSFTEQLEEIAQLVLEHKVSKLRGRGLEYIAQPDVPSAGGLDLLEKRLETITCLLQPKAKQYGLKFPTGMLLWGPPGTGKSLSAKLAAKKMGLPLLAANWGVLLGDPHPDRALKEFIALVTSLAPCVLYWDDFDKGFAGWDSNADGGVARRLSAALLTWMQEHQEPVYTIATVNRLSMLPAELVRRFDDIFFVDLPHEGARYEVFNLHLAKYFPAFRDNNSPWSDDQWRRLLAEYRICSPAEIGNAVRRCAEEAFYQGRPGEIEFEDLLKQRQEFTPAMERESEQIQAIRNQAIYAKPVASQDVSRFAYQHRELFG, encoded by the coding sequence ATGAAGTTGACAGACTGGCCTGCTCTAGCTAACCAAAATACTCCAATTGTGGCTGTGGAGTATCATACGCCTGACAGAATGCAGATATTACAGCAGTTTTACCATTGGGGTGAAGAACGTTCTTTGTCAGTCTTTGTCTGGAATCCTGGTTACTGTGGACTACAGCAATTAATTCAGCATCAAGGTCAGTACATCTTACAGTCAACTGACAGGGGTAAAAACGGGGACATTATTCAGTATCTTCTGGAGGAATATCAACCAGGCATTTATTTACTAGAGGGAGTTCTAAATGAGGGTGATGGTAGCAAAATAAGTCAAAAATTTAGCTATCAATTACTAAATGCCTGTCATCAAGCTCTCTGGAGTCAACAACATCATTACTGGGTGTTATTGGAAACTTACGTTCAACTATCTCTAGAATTACAGCCTTTTATTCCTATACTGTCAAATCCACTTCCAGATCAACAGCAGGTGCAAATGGTTGTGCAGCAGTTTTGTGATACCTGGGTTGGGCGTAGTCATCCCCGGCTTCAGCAGTTTGCGGAGTGCGATCGCGATCGCCGCGCTGTAGCTGATCGCAATTCTTGGTTAAAAACAACAGAAAAAACATCAGCACTGCAATTGCTCTTTCGTGCCTGTCAGGGTTTACCCATAGGCGAGATGAATATGCTATTACAGCAATCTCTGAGTTTTACAGAGCAGCTTGAGGAAATCGCCCAATTAGTCCTAGAGCATAAAGTTAGCAAATTGCGGGGTCGGGGTTTAGAGTACATTGCTCAACCGGATGTACCTTCAGCCGGGGGATTAGATTTACTGGAGAAAAGGTTGGAAACTATTACCTGTCTACTTCAACCTAAAGCAAAGCAATATGGTTTGAAGTTTCCCACTGGAATGCTCTTATGGGGGCCACCGGGTACTGGTAAAAGTCTTTCTGCCAAGTTAGCAGCTAAGAAAATGGGATTACCATTGTTAGCAGCTAATTGGGGTGTACTACTGGGTGATCCTCATCCCGACAGAGCATTAAAGGAGTTTATTGCTTTGGTGACTTCCCTTGCTCCCTGTGTACTCTACTGGGATGACTTTGATAAAGGCTTTGCTGGCTGGGATTCCAATGCAGATGGAGGTGTAGCACGGCGGCTATCTGCGGCTTTACTAACTTGGATGCAAGAGCATCAAGAGCCAGTTTATACCATTGCTACTGTCAATCGCTTGTCAATGCTACCTGCGGAGTTAGTTCGCCGTTTTGATGATATCTTTTTTGTGGACTTACCCCATGAAGGGGCAAGATATGAAGTTTTCAATCTACATCTAGCTAAGTATTTTCCAGCTTTTCGAGACAATAACTCACCTTGGAGTGATGATCAATGGCGTAGACTGTTGGCTGAATATCGCATTTGCAGTCCAGCAGAAATTGGTAATGCAGTCCGTCGTTGTGCTGAGGAGGCTTTTTATCAAGGTAGACCTGGGGAAATTGAGTTTGAGGATTTGCTGAAACAGCGACAAGAATTCACACCAGCTATGGAGCGAGAGTCAGAACAGATACAGGCAATTCGCAATCAGGCTATTTATGCTAAACCTGTAGCTAGTCAGGATGTTTCTCGATTTGCTTATCAGCATCGGGAGTTATTTGGGTGA